A window of the Cystobacter fuscus genome harbors these coding sequences:
- a CDS encoding DUF7336 domain-containing protein: MTHVYVLQHVHAAPNGEEDIKLIGVYVTEADAQAAVSRLRQQPGFREHPEGFHISRYELNKDHWTEGFIGWDDALDES; the protein is encoded by the coding sequence ATGACACACGTGTATGTCCTTCAGCATGTGCATGCAGCTCCAAACGGAGAGGAGGATATCAAGCTCATTGGCGTGTACGTGACCGAGGCAGATGCCCAGGCGGCTGTTTCCCGTCTGCGCCAACAGCCAGGCTTCCGGGAGCACCCGGAGGGGTTTCACATTTCTCGGTACGAACTCAACAAGGACCACTGGACCGAGGGGTTCATTGGATGGGATGACGCCCTTGATGAATCATGA